The Orcinus orca chromosome 1, mOrcOrc1.1, whole genome shotgun sequence DNA window GGGGGCTGCCCAGCAGGTGAGCGGCTGAAGGAGTGGGAGGGACGTGGCAGGAAGTGAGGGCCGATGGGGCAGGCGGGGGTCAGGAGGGCTGGGGAGTGGTGGTAGGCAGGCCAGGGATGGGGcgaggggaggctgggagggaagtAGGGAGCCCGGGATAGGGAGGTGGCAGCCCTCTTTGACCCCAGGCTGGGTTCCACAGGGCACTACTTGAAGGCCCCCTGCACAAAGCCCTGTGGCATCTCCACCTGTCTCCCGTGCCCCCGGGGCACCTTCCTGGCCTGGGAGAACCACCACAAGACCCGCTGTGCCCGCTGCCAGGCCTGTGATGAGGAAGGTGCGGGGCTGCCTGGTGCTTGGGGGCAGGGCGGCTCTGGAGGACAAGCCCTGGCTGGGGTCCTTCTGAAGAAAGTGGCTGGCTCGAGCCCAGCCTTTGGCTGGGAGAGCCCTGTGCGCACCCCACCCTGGGGCCCTCTACCCTGGTCCTGCCTCAGGATGCCTTTGTGCCCTCTTATCCTGGTGACCTTCCAGCTTCTGCTCTGTGGTGATCTCCACATTTCTCTCACGTTGGGGGTGGCCCTGTCTCTGGTCTCCTCATCTCCATTCTCCAGGGGACCTGTGCTGCCTCTCTGTGGGGCTCTTTGGCTCTGACAGCCTCTGCTCTCCCCCGTCTCCCCTGCCAGCCTCCCAGGTGGCCCTGAAGAACTGCTCTGCGGTGGCGGACACCCACTGTGGCTGCAAGCCAGGCTGGTTCATGGACTGCGTCGTCAGCCAGTGTCCCCACAGCTCTCCCTTTCGCTGCCACCCGTGCCCAGACTGTGAGGCCGTGCACCGCCGCACGCGGGCGCCCTGTGGGTACCCCCGATCCGGGCCGTCTGCTCCCACatccccttcccctgcctccttctctcccGTCCTGACCCGCACCATCTCCCGGACCACAGGTTCCAGCGGAGACACTCACTGTGGGACCTGCCTGCCCGGCTTCTATGAATACGGCAACAGCTGCGTGTCCTGTCCCACGTAACTTCCtggctgccctgggctgggggaagggaggctgggagcAGAGTGGGGATCGAGGGTCAGGGAGGAGGGGGCTTGACCCTATGGTAAGTGGGTCCCACCTCAGGCAAACACTGGATGGTAAAGAGAAATTTGAATTCACCTTATGTCAAATAAATAAGGGGGCATATCTTCCCTTTATGTCATACTTTCCTTTAGTAATCCTTCCAGCCCTACGTTAAGGATAGGATGTGTCACTTACAGAGAGAGTCGCGTTAATATAGTTTCAAAACTTGGGCTGAGACTCAAGATCTGCCCCTTGTTCTCGGAGGGGTCTTGGGCGAGTTGCTTCACCTCTCCACTCAGGGGCCCCCATCTGAGCGTGGGGGTGTCAGTGGCTCTCCCCAGGGCTCTGATTAAGGGGTGACTACCTTGATTCACGCATCTGCTCCACAAGTGTTTCTTGAGCTTCTGTCATTTCCAGACAccattctaggtgctggggaaacAACAGGGAACAAAACAGGCAAATCCCAGAGTTGACATTCTGGTGACCCTCAGTCTAGTCTAGAAGAAGCTCAGTAAGTAGtgtttgttgttactgttatGGACACCAGTGACGTTTCAGCAGTACTTGGGGAACATTCTTGGGTAGAATGAGGCTTTCAGCAGGGAAGGGCCTCCAGGATGGAGAAGATGTCAGGTGGTCCTGAGcagtcccaccccctccccccggtGTGTACTCCCTCACCCTCCACCGCATCCCCTCCCCTTGCAGGAGCACCCTTGGGGGCTGTCCTGGGCCGTGTGTGGCTGTCTGTGGCTGGAGGCAGGGTAGGTGGTGAAATGGAGACGCCAGTGGGAGAGCTGGGATGGGccgaggggagggtgggggacggctaccacccaccacccaccggCTGCTCTTTCAGTGTTCTGGGTCCAGGTGCTCCTGGCAGCCCTGGTGGTCCCACTCCTGCTTGGTGCCACCCTGACCTACACATACCGCCGCTGCCAGCTTTGCAAGGCCATAGTTCCTGGTAAgcgcacgtgcgcgcgcgcgcccACGTTCCTAGAGGCCTGGGGTCAGGGTGGGTAGCCCAGAGCCCATTCAGCCTGATCCAGtgggggaaaactgaggcagggagcGCTGGGAGTGGGTGCTGAGGGATGCAGGTTCCGGAGCCTTGCCTGGTTGCTGATTAAACTCTCTTGGTGTCTCTCAGCAGGTGAAGCTGGGGTGGAGGCCCTGACCTCGCTGCAGGTAAGATTCTCAGTAGTGTTCTAGGATGAGCGTGAACAAGCCTTCCGGAGCTGAGCGGTTGGGCCTTATTATAACTCGTGATCCCAGCGCGGCGCCTGGTAGCTGGCACGGAGTAGACCTCACGAACACATGTGCTGAGTTATCAGCGAGTGAGAGCAGCTCAGGGCCCGTCCTCAGGTGGCTCTGAGTCTACGGGGGTCCAGACAGGTAAACAGGAGCGAACAGCTCAGTAGAAAGAGTGTCACCACGGTGAGGCCTCTACCAGGGCTGGCGGAACAAGGAGagggcagcaggggcagggcGTTCCAGGCAGGATAGCTCTTCTACTGGGTCACAGTGAGAGAGCACGGCCACCGGGGGAGGTGGCACCACGGGATGTTTGCTGACTGAGCCAGGGATGCCCACCCCCGGCCAGAGACCCCAGAGTCAGGCAAGCGAGGCTGACCTGGGGCCTCTCTTGGCTTCCAGGCCACCCACCTCTCACCCCCGGACAGCAGCCCCACCCTTCTGGTAACACCCAGCAGCGGCGAGAAGGTCTGCACCGTCCAGCTGATAGGCAGCAGCTGGACCTCTGGCTCTCCCCAGGCCCAGGAGGCGCCCTGCCCGGAGGTGACGTGGTCCTGGGACCAGCTGCCCAGCAGAGCTCTTGGTAAGGGATTTCAGGGGCCTGAGGCCTTGACCCCATTCTCCTGAGTCCGAGGTGATAAGCTGTGCTTTCCTGAAGCCACTTGCCCACTTCCCGTCCCCTAACTGACCAGGCGGACCTCCCTGCCCGGCGGGGCCCCTGCCCGCATTCCCCATTGGCTCTCTCTGGCCGCAggcccgccgcccccgccctcgCCGGCGCCCCCTGCAGGCTCGGCGGCCGCCATGCTCCAGCCGGGCCCGCAGCTCTACGACGTGATGGACGCGGTGCCCGCGCGGCGCTGGAAGGAGTTCGTGCGCACGCTGGGGCTGCGCGAGGCGGAGATCGAGGCGGTGGAGGTGGAGGTCGGGCGCTTCCGCGACCAGCAGTACGAGATGCTCAAGCGCTGGCGCCAGCAGCAGCCCGCGGGCTTGGGCGCCGTCTACGCCGCCCTGGAGCGCATGGGGCTGGACGGCTGCGCCGAGGACCTGCGGAGCCGCCTGCAGCGTGGCCCGTGACGCCGGGGCCCACCCGCCACTGCGAGGCTCTGGTGGCCCTTGCAGAAGCCCTAAGTACGGTTACTTATGCGTGTAGACATTTAATGTCACTTATTAAGCCCCTGGCACGGCCCTGCGTAGCAGCGCCAGCCAGCCTCACCCCTGTGCGCCCCCAAGGTTCCAGTAAAGGCGAGGAAGCGCCAACGACCATCAGCTGTTTTTCGGCCTGTGTTTGGCTGAGGCCTTGGTATTATTAAAAATCTATGAAGAAAAGCTGCTGCTTGGTGTTTCCGCGGGACTGGGGGTGTTAAGTGGCCCAGGCTTGGTTTTCCCAGGGGCGTCGAAAGGGCCAGAAGTCTTGCCACCCACGGCGGAGGCCAGTGTGGCCCTTAGCCCAAGCCTGCCCCTCCAGCTCCGCCGTGGCCCAGTTACCCCGAGGAGAGGAAGTCGCGGTGACGAGGAGTTAGAGTGAGCATGAGCCCCGGGCGGCTGAGAGAGCTTTAATGCGGGTGCGAGATGGCAGGGACCGGGGAGGCAGCAGTTGGAGACACAGCTTCAGGATCCCTCGTCCTCCACTCACTCCACCAGGACCGTGAAAGCGTCCGGGGAGTGCGGGGCCTGGCTGGGGACGGCGCGCAGACTTGGAGGTGGGGCGCCGGGAGCGGCAACGCTGTCCCGACGGGCAGTTTGCAGTTTTCATCGTTTCTGGTAAACAAATGACTGAGAGGAAACCCTCGGCGGGGATGGGAAATGCGGCCGGGGCTAGGCCGGGCGCTGATCTGGGTCAGGGAGAGAGGAAAACCCCTTCCCCGAGCGCGGGGCCTGCCTCCGCCCAGGATGCGCCAGCGACGCGGGTTCCggggtgcaggggagggggcGGCAGCAGGGCGCGCGACCCGCAGGAAACCAAGGTCACCACCCACGGGGCTGGGGAGAGCTCTGCACACTTTGACATTCAACGAACATGCAAATATACGTAAGTAGGCATGCAAATAAGCAGCGTCTTTTTGCGTCAACAGCTTGGGCACTTTTTCTGGGCGACTGCGGCGGCGGGCGCGCTCCAGCGTCGCCCGGGGCTGGGGATGCGGGTGCGGGGGAAGGGGGGTGCCCGGGGTAGGGGTCAAGGAGGGGTTCCAGCGCGGGAGGGGAGGGCGGCGCGGCTCCCAGCCCTTCGGCCCGGGCCTGGCAGGCTGGGGCGGGGTCTGGGGGCGGCCCCAAGCTCGCGAGGCTGCGAGCAAGAGGGCGGCGTCTAGTACTTAGCGATGTCCCCCTTCTTCAGGATGATCTGTCGCTGCCAGGGCGCCAGCTTGCTCTCGTCGTAGCCGAGCGTCCGCAGCTTCTCCGACTGCTCTTTCTCCCGCTGCATCTCCTCCTGCTTCTGTCGTTCCTCCTCTTTcctgggcatggggtggggggcacagtcCCGGGCAAGGGTGAGAGGGTGGGCCAGGCCCCATTTGGGGGGGGTCACCAGTGGCAAGGAGTGGGTtactgagggcaggggctgggttgCTGGGGACAGAGGCACTCATGAATGGTGGGCAGGGCAATGGGTTGTAGGGGTAGAAGGTGACTGGGGACAGGGGGTGGGTTAGGAGGCATGTGGGCGGGATTGCTGGGGACAGAGGAGCTTGACTGGGGGCAGACTGGGGTCACTGGGGGACACACAGGAGCTGGGAAAGCGAGAGGCTGTAGCTGGGTTATTGCTGGCTGGGGGTGTTACTGGAAACAGAGGTGCTGGGTCACAGTGTGACAGAGAGTGAGGAGGGCGTGGTGCAGGGGCTAGGACCCAAGTTCCTGGGGACTGGGGTTGGGCTGCTGGGGAACAGAGGGGCCACATCATTGGGAGACAGGGGTGGGTGATTAGGGCCAGGTTATTAGACCATGGCTAGATCTGCACTGCTGATGAGGTAGCCGCTCAGTACGTGTGGCTGTTTGAGCATACGAAATGTTGGGACTGAGATGCACTGTAGGTGCAAATGCTCATCGCATCTCGCAGACttagttttaaaaaagagtgtAAGACATCTCAATGattttcataattattattattgggtTAAGATAGACTATTAAGTTcactcatctttttattttttcagtggcGGCGGAATTTAATATCACATATGTGGCTCAACTGATACATCTATCAGACAGCACTCAGCTAGATTACTGAGGGCAGAAACTAAAGATCTGAGGGGCAGATGCTCTAGGTTATCGATACTGAGGCTGGGTTAACTGCAAGGCAGAAAGGCTAGGTTAACGGGAGATGGGGGCTGGGTAATTGGGGACAGATCATTACAGCGTAAGAGCAAGACTTTGAGGTGCAGTGGGTAAGTTCCTGGGGGAGAGGGGTCTGGCAGCATTACTGGGAGCAAAGACACTGTGCTAACAGGGCTGAGTGACAAGGGGATGCGCTCAAGAttggggctggaggaaggggccaaAGGACTGtgactgggtggggggaggggacacaggttgggcCCAGCCCCACACTCACCGCTTCTGCTCCCTGGAAGAAAAGAGATGGCGTTAGTTGGCACCACCACCTCAGGGACACGCTCAAGACACCCTGCCAAGCCCCGCATCTTCCTCAGCTCACCtctcctcttccagcttcttccGCAGGATGTCCCGCCTCCAGGCGGGCATGCTGGCCAGccaggcctcctcctcctcctcctgaaaCACAGCACAAGGCTTCAGGGCCAGCATGGGCTGGGACACGGGGGTCAGCGGGGGTGTTCCCCCACCCAGGGGAGCTGCCTGAGTCAGGGACAACGGGACACAGATGGGGTTGCAGGAAGAGACTCTTCTGATGCCCTTCTATAGGGCAAATGGATGGGGACTCAGGCCCCCGTGTCCCAGAGGCGGCGCCAGAGAGGTCAGAGCTGAGTGTACGAGGCgtaggagaggagcagagggggaGACTCCccagggtggggggcggggggcagggtggggtggatAGATGGCTCCAGGCCCCTGGCCCAGAATCTCTGGGCAGACTCATACGTGGGCCTCCACAGATCCTGCCTGCTCAGAGAGGCTCAGGCCGGTCCCTGGTTCCACTGTGAAGGACCTTCTCTTCCATGCCTGTCCTATTCTGAGAGCGGGTAGACGCTAGCTCTACAATCGTGTGGCTGCAAtgacatgggggtgggggcatcCAACACAGGCAGCTTACAGCAAAGTGTTTTATTACTTGCATGTTACAGAGGAGAAAGGGTCTGGACACGTCACACGAACACTGCACATGTGGCTCCCTTGACCTCAGCCAAAGAGGTAGCTATGACCTCCAGtgaaaaaccaaagaaagaaagagagccaCACTGCCCCAAGGGGGACCCACAGTCCCACACTCAGAGGGGCTGCTGCTTCCACCTGGCTCCACACGGAGCCAGGCATCGCTGGACAGCCAGAGGGGGACACCTGGTTGGCTCTGTGCCATGCCCTGCCCATTCCGGCCAACACCCCACAACCGGCCACCGTGGGATCTCAAAGGCTGAGGCAGCCTGGTTCCGGGCACTCTGGCTTTTCCAAGGCCACTCGTCCTGCCCTGGTTTCTTCCTGCCGTATTCTGATCTCTGGAGGGCATCAGACAGGCATCCAGGCCCGGGTTAAGACGCTTGAAGGTAAATTCCGAATTCTGCGGCTCAGATGTCAAAAagctctgcctccttctccttccAGAAGGAGAAGCTGCGGTCGATGTACCGGCAGATGTCCTCATTGCTGAACTCGCCCATCTCAGATACCAGCTCCAGGGGTTCTTCGGCGGGGGCTTCGGAACTAGGAGGGGCCGACGTCGGGGGAGGCGCggctggcgggggtggggacGGGGGCTGCGGCTCAGGGGCCGGCGCCTCTGGCTGCCCTTCTGGCCAGTCGCCCGTCTGAGCTGGAGCGGCCTCTTCGGTCGGTTCCCTCTCTTCCTTATCTGTCCCTTCCTTTTGCTCTTTCTCCACCTCTCCTTCCCGGGTCGGCTCAGCCTCCGGGGTGTCTCCGAAGAACTGGCGCCTGAGGTCCTCGAAGCCGTCGCTCCAGCCGCGCCGGCCGGCCTCCACCTCCTCGAGTACCACGCGGTGGAAGAGACGGATGAGCTCCCAAGGGTGGCTGCCCAGCCGGTCGAACATCTCGTAGCACAGCAGGTGGCGAAACTTGCGCTCCTCGCGGCTCAAGCCCATTTCGAGCAGCTGGAAGTAGCCGAGCATGAAGAGGTCGAGCGTGAGGCTGTCGTAGCGCCGGGGCGCGCCGCCGTCGAGGGGCGGCAAGAAGTGCTCGGGCCAGTATAAGCCGTGTGACAGGCCCGGGCCGCGAGGCGGGCGCGCCGGCACCTGCCGCAGCAGGCTCCGCCAGTGGCCCAGCAGCTTGCCCACCACCTGCCGCTGCTTCAGCAGGCGCAGCAGCCGCTCGTCCGGGCCATCGCCCGCCGGCGGTTGGGAGGCGTCGGCTGCCTCCGGGCCGGGGTCGGCGCCGGCGGCCACCACGCGGGGCAGCAGTCTGCGCAGGCGCACCTGGGCGTGGCGCCCGGGGCCGCGGAAGGTCCACTTGCGCCAGTGCTCCAGGAAAAGGTAGACGATGCGCTCCTTGCGCATGTCGATGTAGTCCTGGACGCCTCGCAGCTCGGTGGAGGGTGGCGGCCTGCGCGCCAACTGCTCGGGCTCGGGCAGCGCCGCCTGGCGTCCTGGCGCCTCGGGTGGGCCCAGGACGCCCAGGGGCTCCCCCGCGGCCAGCAGGCCGTTGGCGGCGGCGGCGCTTGGCTCGCCGGTACCGGCCACCACGTAGTCCTCCTCGAGGATGGGCTCGCGGCGCGGGGCGCCGGCGGGCAGAGAGAGCTTTCGGGGCGGCCCGCGCGCCGGCGCCGAGCCCTGGGCGCGCCGCTCGTAGGTGGCGCGGAGGTGCCGCACCGAGACGCCGCACTCGAGGATCTCGCGCGCCACGGCCTCGCGGCACCAGCTGAGCGAATGCGAGCGGCCCAAGCAGAGCGGGCCCGGCCGCCAGGGGGCGTCGGTCAGCGGCGGCAGCGGCTGGCCTGTGTCGGCGGCAAGTAGCTCGGCCAGGTGCGCGGGCCGTCCGCCCAGCGCGGCCAGCAGCGTGGCCATGCTCTTGAGCAGCTTGGAGATCTTGCTGCACCAGGCAGGCAGGCTGGCGGCGCGGCCGTGCATGCGGCGCGGGTCGACGGTGAAGCGCGGCGCCGACAGGGCGGCCGAGATGGGCAGCAGCTGCTCCAGCTCCAACTCCAGCTGCTCCAGGCGCGCCTCCAGCTTCTGCGCCTTGTGCAACACTTGCAGGTTCTCGATTTGCTGCTCGATGCGGAGGATGTCGGCCTCGGTCATGAGCTCGCCGAAGGGCCCGAGGATGCCGTTGTACTCGCGGGAGTACCTCCAGCCCTCGCGGGGGTAGCAGCACGAGCTGGCGGCCGTCAGCTAAGGCGGGGAAGacaagagaggggagggaggcgcGTCTCCCTCTGGCCCGGCTCCCGCAGCGGCCGCCGGGGGCGCCTTTTGCATGTCCCGGGTGGTGTAATGGCTCCGCGGGGCTGCGTTTGCAGGGACGGGCCGCGCCTGGCCGGCGGGCAATTACACTGGGACGAGGCTTCGGCCCAGGCCGCCGCTCCAGGCGCTGGGCAGTGTCCACTCTGGTCGCTGGCAGGGACACAGCCGGTCGTTGGGCGCTGTTGCAGAGGCAGGGCCGGCGGATGGGGTCTCCACACCTGGCTTGCTCGCTCATTACACCACCAAAGGAACATGCAAAAGGCGTTGAAGCTGCGACAGACGgcagccctctccctccccatccaaGGTCTGCGATTTCGAGGCCAGATCCCAGCAAGGCCGCGCCTAACCCCAGGCGGATGACCCCTAATCAAACTCCCCTGAGGCCCAAGACCTCCCTGTCCGTGCTGTCAGTTTTACTGCTGAATGAGAGGCCCTTAAAGTGGCTGAAGCTGTGGCTTTCACCCCTCTTCCCACCCTCTCTGACTCCTGGAATAATAACACAACTTACACAGCTAGGCTTGCCAGGCACTCATAGTCTCACCTGTTCCTCATTTTAGTGCCGGGTTTTTCCAGCccaggttggggggaggggctgccaTCACCTCCTCACTGGCCTCCCAGTTCATCCCGGCCCACCACCGCCCCCCACACAAAGATGTTTCCCAAATACAAATATGACGATGCCAACTTCTCCGCTTAACCCCACTCCCAGGCTCCCCACTACTCCAGGAGAAAGTCCATTGTCTTCAAGGCCAGGCCTTAGTTATCTGGCCACTCCTGACGTCTCCACTCCACCCCCTTCAGTGGTAATGTCTTGGAGCTGCCACACCCACTCTGACCGTCAGGCCTCCCCGGTCCTTCCTGCTCGCTCTTTGACCCACTTCTTCCCCTGTCCACTTCTTCCTCATCTTCCAAGTCTACCTGAGACATCACTTTCTCCTCCCCTACCACCACCCCAAACCCAAACAGGATGGTCGGTTCAGGGCTGCCCCAgtcctctgccctccccatcAGAGCACCTGCCCACTTGCTCACTCTCTCACATTGCCCTGTTTTGTCTCCTTGGGGCCACTTATCACTCGACTAAGGTGCTGTACTTGCTTGTTGGttgacaccccccacccccaccggccCTGACATATTCACCGTGAATCCCCAGAGGCGACAACAGTGTGTAACACATAGACGGCGCCGGGGGGATGTCTGTTGAGCAGATCAATGGCAAACTATCCTGCCAGCCAGGGATGATCAACCCATCCGACAGATGAGAAACCCGAGGCTGGACGAGGCTCAGTATCAGTGGAAAGTGGTAGTTCAGGGAAAGAGCCCAAGCCAGTCTGACTACGACCAAAAGCCTCTCGGTTACTCATGTGGTCCCTTGGATGAGTCAACCTCACCCGGGAGCTTGTCAGAAGCGCAGAATCCCATCCCCACCCAGAGCACCTGaatcagaaaaagcattttaataaGATCACGGGCGATTTGGGGGCATCTTAGACTTTGATTAACACTGCCATCGCATTAAAGGACAGGCTGTTGtggggtggtgctggtggtggagaCTGGGAACCAGCCCAGGAGAGGGGTGGTGGTCCAATCGTGCTTTTTCCCAAAGGTAATGGGAGCCGTCTGAGGCTGAAAGGTCCCGGGCAGATTGGGGGATGCTGTGGGACATGGGCTGTGGACCCAGGTGCGGACCCCAGGGCCCTCTGGAAGCCCAACCCCGCCCACCTTCCGCCtctgttcctcctcctcctgcatcTTCAGCTGCAGCTTGCGCACCATGACCTGGCGCTTCCACTCGGGGATGGGCCGGCCCTGCTCGTCGTGCGTGGGGATGAGCGCCTCCACGTCGAGCGGCACGCCCGGCGCAGGGGTGGCAGGCGGCGCCGGCGCCACGCTGCCGTTGAGCAGTGGCTGGGACCCCGCGGCCGGCGGGGTGGGGCTCCGGGCCCGTGACGGTGCCGGCGAGGCCGGCGGCAGCGGCGAGTCGGGCTGCGGGGGAGAAGCGGCAGGGCTGAGTGCCGGGTGGGCGGGGTCGAGGGGCTGGGGCGTCTGTCGCATCGCCTACCTGGGAGGCCGGCTGCCCACTGCCCGAGAACACCGTGGTCAGCCCCTTGCTCTGCGGCGTCGGCTTCAGACTCTTGCCCGCCTTGATCTCAGCCAGTAGCTCTGAGTTGTCGCCCGTCGGGGACATCATGTTGAAAGACTTGGTGCCTGCGCGGAGGCAGGAGAGGAGACGTTGGCCTGGTGTGAGGCCCGCGTCCCCGCCACCCCCTACCTGTCCTCCGCTGCCCCCTTCCCCAAGTCAGCGCAGGCCGGGGCCTTCCCTTGGGCTCAGAGGGCAGCTCTCCAGGTCCCGGGTCCCGCAGGCAGCTCTctgggaccccagaggcgggTCCTCAGCTGGCAGCCCGCGCAGCCCCCCCATCCTCCCGGCCCTACTCACGGGGTGTGGAGCCCCCGCCTGGAGGCCCCTGGGAGTTCATGATGGCTCCTGGGCCGGCCCTGGGGCCTCTAGCGTATATCTTCGCCCAGCCCAGCGCACTGACTGCCGAGCTCCAGAACACTACCTGGGGCCAGCCACCCGACCTTTGTCCCGGCTTCCCCGGCCCTGCCCCGCCAGGGTGGAGTCTCCCCCTGGCCATCTCTCTGCACCAGCAAACCCCAGCGACCCTTGGACTGAGTCACCTGGGGCTTCCATGGCTATAGACTCGGGACCCTGGATGCCAGAAGCCAGCCggcccccttccccccacacacCCACAGACAGACACACGCGCAGACACACTGGTTGCAAGCCCAGACGGAGCACACTTATGGCAAAGCGCAGCGCAGCTCTGGTGGACCCGGGGAAGCCGAGACCTTACTAAGGATATAGGGTCGGGGCACTCAGGACGAGGGGCCAGGCGGACGACATGCAAATGCGCGGCGCGGAGTTTGCATTTTCCGACGAGGCCGGCGGAGGTGAATGGAGTTGGGGGAGGGTTGTCTTTAGAGACTGAGGAAGGGGTCAGGGCTGGGTGAGGGGGAAAAAGGGGGCCAACAGCTTCTGGGTTCCCCGGGCTGGGGAATCCCAGAGCGCGGTagtgggaggggagaaagggaaaagtGCCGGTGGGCGCCGGCTGCGGGCTCATTTCTTTAGGCAAAACCGTCTGCCCGGCACAGAATGCGGGTAGAACCTGTAGTGTCCAGGACCCCTCGCCTGCCGGCCCCTGGTCCCGTCCTTTCCTCAAGACCCCAGCCCGTCAGCCTGGCTTTTCCTGAGCGTGCCCTGTGTCCCGCCCCCGCGCCTCAGCCAGGAGCCGCGCACGCAGCTACTCACTCTTCCTGTGTCTCAGCACTCTCACTTCTAGGGGCCGAGAGGAGAGAAGTGACAGCGAAGTtaggagagggagggggctggggtgaGGCTAGGACAtcacagagagcaagagagggccagggaggacaggaggaggggagatgcgcgggggcgggcggggcggggtggtggtggtgagaggaGGAACTTTCCGGTCCGTCTGACCCTGGCTCAGGCTGCTCTGGGGCTCCACAAGGGTGGTCCGCTCAGT harbors:
- the TNFRSF25 gene encoding tumor necrosis factor receptor superfamily member 25 isoform X3; translated protein: MRSGLVCCGGCPAGHYLKAPCTKPCGISTCLPCPRGTFLAWENHHKTRCARCQACDEEASQVALKNCSAVADTHCGCKPGWFMDCVVSQCPHSSPFRCHPCPDCEAVHRRTRAPCSSGDTHCGTCLPGFYEYGNSCVSCPTSTLGGCPGPCVAVCGWRQVFWVQVLLAALVVPLLLGATLTYTYRRCQLCKAIVPAGEAGVEALTSLQATHLSPPDSSPTLLVTPSSGEKVCTVQLIGSSWTSGSPQAQEAPCPEVTWSWDQLPSRALGPPPPPSPAPPAGSAAAMLQPGPQLYDVMDAVPARRWKEFVRTLGLREAEIEAVEVEVGRFRDQQYEMLKRWRQQQPAGLGAVYAALERMGLDGCAEDLRSRLQRGP
- the TNFRSF25 gene encoding tumor necrosis factor receptor superfamily member 25 isoform X2, with the translated sequence MEPRPGACAAALAAALLLLLGAQGQGSAPSPRCDCVHSFQMRSGLVCCGGCPAGHYLKAPCTKPCGISTCLPCPRGTFLAWENHHKTRCARCQACDEEASQVALKNCSAVADTHCGCKPGWFMDCVVSQCPHSSPFRCHPCPDCEAVHRRTRAPCSSGDTHCGTCLPGFYEYGNSCVSCPTSTLGGCPGPCVAVCGWRQVFWVQVLLAALVVPLLLGATLTYTYRRCQLCKAIVPGEAGVEALTSLQATHLSPPDSSPTLLVTPSSGEKVCTVQLIGSSWTSGSPQAQEAPCPEVTWSWDQLPSRALGPPPPPSPAPPAGSAAAMLQPGPQLYDVMDAVPARRWKEFVRTLGLREAEIEAVEVEVGRFRDQQYEMLKRWRQQQPAGLGAVYAALERMGLDGCAEDLRSRLQRGP
- the TNFRSF25 gene encoding tumor necrosis factor receptor superfamily member 25 isoform X1: MEPRPGACAAALAAALLLLLGAQGQGSAPSPRCDCVHSFQMRSGLVCCGGCPAGHYLKAPCTKPCGISTCLPCPRGTFLAWENHHKTRCARCQACDEEASQVALKNCSAVADTHCGCKPGWFMDCVVSQCPHSSPFRCHPCPDCEAVHRRTRAPCSSGDTHCGTCLPGFYEYGNSCVSCPTSTLGGCPGPCVAVCGWRQVFWVQVLLAALVVPLLLGATLTYTYRRCQLCKAIVPAGEAGVEALTSLQATHLSPPDSSPTLLVTPSSGEKVCTVQLIGSSWTSGSPQAQEAPCPEVTWSWDQLPSRALGPPPPPSPAPPAGSAAAMLQPGPQLYDVMDAVPARRWKEFVRTLGLREAEIEAVEVEVGRFRDQQYEMLKRWRQQQPAGLGAVYAALERMGLDGCAEDLRSRLQRGP